A region of the Arsenicicoccus dermatophilus genome:
GGTCCTCCCTGGTGCGCTGGGGGCGCACGCTCGCCCGGTCCACGGACCGGCGGGTGCTGCTGGACGGTCTGGGCCGGGGGCTGTGGGACGGGGTGCGGCGCGGGCCGCGCCCGACCGAGGAGCTGTTGTCCGCGGCGGTGGCTCCGGCGGCCCCGTCGCAGGAGGAGGATCAGGAGTGAACCAGCCCGAGGCGCACGGCTTCAGCGTGCTGATGTGCGTCTACCGCGCCGACGACCCGAGGCATCTCGCCGAGGCCTTCGACTCGGTGACGGTGGAGCAGACCCGACGGCCGGCCCAGGTGGTGCTGGTGCAGGACGGCCCGGTGCCGCCACCGCTGGAGGCCGCCATCGACGAGCTGGTCGCCCGGTCGGTCGTCCCGGTCGAGCTGGTGCGGCTGCCCGTCAACCGCGGGCTCGGCGTCGCTCTCACCGAGGGTATGGCGCGCTGCGCGCACGACGTCGTGGCCCGGATGGATGCCGACGACATCTCGCTGCCCACCCGCTTCGCGGTGCAGGTGCCGATCGTCGAGGGCGGGGTGGACTGCGTGGGCTCGGGGATGCTGGAGATCGGCACCGGTCGCGACGACGTGGTCGGCACCCGGGTGCCCCCGCTGTCCGAGGAGCGGATCGTCGCGTCCTCGCGGATGGCGCAGCCCTTCAACCACCCGACGGTCGTCTACCGCCGGCGCGCGGTCGAGGCGGCGGGTGGCTACTCCGACTTCAAGCAGATGGAGGACTACCTGCTCTTCGCCCGGATGATCCAGGGCGGGGCGCGGGTGGCCAACGTCGCCGAGCCGCTGCTGTGCTACCGCGTGGGGGAGGGGGCCTACGCCCGCCGGGGCGGCTGGTCGATGCTGCGCACCGAGCTGGCGCTGCAGCGGCGCTTCCTGCGGATGGGTTTCACCACGCCCGCGCAGTGCGTCCGCAACGTGCTGGTGCGCGGGGTCTACCGGATCGTCCCCGAGGGCATCCGGCGGGTCGCCTACCGCGCGGTGCTCGCGCAGCGCGGTGACCGCTGAGGCCCTGCCCCGGCATACCTCCTGCCGACACGACGGAGCCGCACCTGCCCCGAGGGGTGGTGCGGCTCCGTCGTCACGCGGACCGGGCGGGGGTCAGCGCACCGCCTCGTCGTTCTTGATCGCGGCGAAGAACGCCCGGGCCTTCTCGCTG
Encoded here:
- a CDS encoding glycosyltransferase, encoding MNQPEAHGFSVLMCVYRADDPRHLAEAFDSVTVEQTRRPAQVVLVQDGPVPPPLEAAIDELVARSVVPVELVRLPVNRGLGVALTEGMARCAHDVVARMDADDISLPTRFAVQVPIVEGGVDCVGSGMLEIGTGRDDVVGTRVPPLSEERIVASSRMAQPFNHPTVVYRRRAVEAAGGYSDFKQMEDYLLFARMIQGGARVANVAEPLLCYRVGEGAYARRGGWSMLRTELALQRRFLRMGFTTPAQCVRNVLVRGVYRIVPEGIRRVAYRAVLAQRGDR